One Sediminicola sp. YIK13 DNA segment encodes these proteins:
- a CDS encoding acyl-CoA dehydrogenase: MDFTLSEEQRMIQQAARDFAQNELLPGVIERDEAQKFPTEEVKKMGELGFMGMMVNPKYGGSGLDTLSYAIAVEELSKIDASASVIVSVNNSLVCWGLETFGTEAQKEKYLPRLTSGEIIGAFCLSEPEAGSDATSQKTTAIDKGDHYILNGTKNWITNGNSAEVYLVIAQTNVEKGHKGINALIVEKGTPGFEIGPKENKLGIRGSDTHSIMFNDVKVPKENRIGEDGFGFKFAMKTLAGGRIGIAAQALGIAAGAYEMAKKYSKERKAFGTEIMNHQAIAFKLADMHTQIEAARHMVYKAAWDKDNGNDYDLSGAMAKLYASQVAMDTTVEAVQVHGGNGFVKEYHVERLMRDAKITQIYEGTSEIQKIVISRSILRN; this comes from the coding sequence ATGGACTTTACATTATCAGAAGAGCAACGAATGATCCAACAAGCAGCTAGGGATTTTGCTCAAAACGAACTACTCCCAGGTGTAATTGAAAGGGATGAAGCTCAAAAATTCCCTACAGAAGAGGTTAAAAAAATGGGAGAATTGGGATTTATGGGCATGATGGTAAATCCAAAATATGGCGGTAGCGGATTGGACACATTGTCCTATGCCATTGCCGTAGAAGAATTATCGAAAATAGATGCTTCTGCCTCCGTTATAGTTTCTGTTAATAATTCCTTGGTTTGTTGGGGACTGGAAACATTTGGTACCGAAGCACAGAAAGAGAAATATCTGCCCAGACTTACATCTGGAGAAATTATAGGTGCTTTTTGCCTATCGGAACCTGAAGCCGGAAGTGATGCAACTTCACAAAAAACTACGGCCATTGACAAGGGCGACCATTATATCTTAAACGGTACAAAAAACTGGATTACCAACGGTAATTCGGCCGAAGTCTATTTGGTCATTGCCCAAACGAATGTAGAAAAAGGCCACAAAGGAATAAATGCCCTGATCGTTGAGAAGGGGACCCCTGGATTTGAAATTGGCCCTAAAGAAAATAAATTGGGTATTAGAGGTAGTGACACACACTCCATAATGTTCAATGATGTTAAGGTACCCAAGGAAAATAGAATAGGTGAAGACGGGTTCGGTTTCAAATTTGCTATGAAAACCCTAGCAGGTGGACGAATAGGCATCGCTGCCCAAGCTTTGGGAATTGCAGCCGGAGCTTACGAAATGGCCAAAAAATATTCAAAAGAAAGAAAAGCTTTTGGAACAGAGATTATGAACCATCAGGCTATCGCCTTTAAATTGGCGGATATGCATACACAGATTGAGGCTGCCCGCCATATGGTATACAAAGCCGCATGGGACAAGGACAACGGAAATGACTATGATCTTTCTGGCGCCATGGCCAAACTTTATGCCTCACAGGTGGCAATGGACACCACTGTTGAAGCGGTACAGGTACATGGTGGAAACGGATTTGTAAAGGAATACCA